Proteins encoded within one genomic window of Pseudalkalibacillus sp. SCS-8:
- a CDS encoding SMI1/KNR4 family protein has translation MEEFLLEFDKNEPTSLSVINDFEKQATKILPTDYANFMITANGGEGSVGSSYLILWKIEDINKLNQAYDVEEFASGLLIIGSDGGDTAYCINYRKEDIFFVKVPFIGMSIDMVEVCGESFNDFLRYLYELE, from the coding sequence ATGGAAGAATTTCTATTAGAGTTTGATAAAAATGAGCCTACGTCATTATCTGTGATTAATGACTTTGAAAAGCAAGCAACCAAAATATTACCAACAGATTATGCAAATTTTATGATAACTGCTAATGGTGGAGAAGGTTCAGTCGGATCATCATATTTAATTTTATGGAAAATTGAAGATATTAATAAACTTAATCAAGCATACGATGTTGAGGAATTTGCTTCGGGTTTATTAATAATAGGTTCTGATGGTGGAGATACCGCTTACTGTATTAATTATAGAAAAGAAGATATATTTTTCGTCAAAGTTCCTTTTATTGGTATGTCAATAGACATGGTCGAAGTATGCGGAGAATCCTTTAATGATTTTTTGAGATATCTTTATGAATTAGAGTAA
- a CDS encoding Imm26 family immunity protein: MSKFKNNVGDVFEIPIEINKIGYGRILIIDYPIIFCEFYNIIPSKKYTLNELKEKETILSIWCSNHGLRKGEWNVVGNIPIETEVILPYFWKKDAFNPNQILLVPGEYFMKEDEDAHSIVTTAEKRGDSQPYGVFGHDAVKIRYSHELEKNN; the protein is encoded by the coding sequence ATGTCGAAATTTAAAAATAATGTTGGAGATGTTTTTGAAATTCCTATAGAAATCAACAAAATTGGTTATGGGAGAATACTAATTATTGATTATCCAATAATATTTTGTGAATTTTATAATATAATCCCTTCAAAAAAATATACACTTAATGAATTAAAAGAGAAGGAGACGATATTATCAATATGGTGTTCAAACCATGGTTTACGTAAAGGAGAATGGAATGTAGTAGGTAATATACCCATAGAAACAGAAGTGATCCTTCCATACTTTTGGAAAAAAGATGCCTTTAATCCTAATCAAATACTCCTTGTACCTGGGGAATATTTTATGAAAGAAGACGAAGATGCTCATTCAATTGTGACTACCGCAGAAAAAAGAGGAGATTCACAACCATATGGAGTTTTTGGGCACGATGCTGTAAAGATAAGATATTCACATGAGCTTGAAAAAAACAACTAA